One window of the Lysobacter sp. S4-A87 genome contains the following:
- a CDS encoding cytochrome b: MTLKNTADRWGAISQLLHWLIVLLILGLGVVGLIMVELPKSPRYFWVYDLHKSFGISVLALMLLRLAWRLVAGAPQAVPGTPGWQHRIATVTHGLLYALTFAVPLSGWLYDSVSGLRPMRWFGLFKMPKIAAPSQELQPLVRDWHEWLFWILIALVAVHAAAALYHHLFQHDATLSRMLPGRRRAPSPASEIR; the protein is encoded by the coding sequence ATGACCTTGAAGAACACTGCCGACCGCTGGGGCGCCATCAGCCAGCTGCTGCACTGGCTGATCGTGCTGCTGATCCTCGGGCTCGGCGTGGTCGGCCTGATCATGGTCGAGCTGCCGAAATCGCCGCGCTATTTCTGGGTCTACGACCTGCACAAGTCGTTCGGCATCAGCGTGCTCGCCCTGATGTTGCTGCGCCTGGCCTGGCGCCTGGTCGCCGGCGCGCCGCAGGCGGTGCCGGGAACGCCGGGCTGGCAGCATCGAATCGCCACCGTCACCCACGGCCTGCTGTATGCGTTGACGTTCGCCGTGCCGCTGTCGGGCTGGCTGTACGACTCGGTCAGTGGCCTGCGTCCGATGCGCTGGTTCGGACTGTTCAAGATGCCCAAGATCGCCGCCCCCAGCCAGGAACTGCAGCCGCTGGTGCGTGACTGGCACGAATGGTTGTTCTGGATCCTGATCGCGCTGGTTGCCGTGCACGCGGCGGCAGCGCTGTACCACCACCTCTTTCAGCACGACGCCACCTTGTCCCGCATGCTTCCGGGCCGGCGCCGCGCCCCTTCCCCCGCTTCGGAGATCCGCTGA
- a CDS encoding YceI family protein: MPRTRCTRVFVLLGIAPALAMAAPPETWSLDPVHTRVLFAVEHAGFSHALGTVSGSTGTLVFDRDDWKSARLDVQVPLQRLDLGDGKWNKAVLAANLLDAQRYPVAHFVSATVEPVDVDHAKVCGELNLRGVSKPLCMDVTLNAVKRHPLPPFRRTAGFSATASLSRADFGMTAWKNVIGDRVDLRIEAEALRDRGAGEPANDAVPPAGEAQPATEPTSEPAVKPPGTEPPSDPPATQEPAPETTP; encoded by the coding sequence ATGCCACGAACCCGTTGCACCCGCGTGTTCGTCCTGCTCGGCATCGCGCCGGCGCTGGCCATGGCGGCGCCGCCGGAGACCTGGTCGCTCGACCCGGTGCACACCCGCGTGCTGTTTGCGGTGGAGCACGCGGGCTTCTCGCATGCGCTGGGCACCGTATCGGGCAGCACCGGCACCCTGGTGTTCGACCGTGACGACTGGAAGTCGGCGCGGCTCGACGTGCAGGTGCCGCTGCAACGCCTCGACCTGGGTGATGGCAAATGGAACAAGGCCGTGCTCGCGGCCAACCTGCTCGACGCGCAACGGTATCCGGTGGCGCACTTCGTTTCCGCCACGGTCGAGCCGGTCGATGTCGACCATGCCAAGGTCTGCGGCGAACTGAACCTGCGCGGTGTCAGCAAGCCGCTGTGCATGGACGTCACCCTCAACGCGGTCAAGCGCCATCCGCTGCCGCCGTTCCGCCGCACCGCCGGGTTCTCCGCCACGGCCAGCCTCAGCCGCGCGGATTTCGGCATGACCGCCTGGAAGAACGTGATCGGCGATCGGGTCGACCTGCGCATCGAGGCCGAGGCCCTGCGCGATCGCGGTGCAGGCGAACCGGCCAATGACGCCGTGCCGCCAGCCGGCGAAGCGCAGCCGGCCACCGAGCCAACCTCCGAGCCCGCCGTCAAACCACCGGGCACGGAACCGCCGAGCGACCCGCCGGCCACCCAGGAACCCGCACCGGAAACGACTCCATGA